One Candidatus Poribacteria bacterium genomic window carries:
- a CDS encoding pyridoxine 5'-phosphate synthase yields MPRLGVNVDHVATLREARKIEEPDPVAAAVIVELAGAHGIVCHLREDRRHIKERDLYLLRQIVKTKLNLEMAANDEIIKIALDVKPDKITLVPERREELTTEGGLDVAGNMRKLRKVVKKFSDAGLPVSMFIEADPRQIEASKEVGAQEIEIHTGRYSEAKSEEEAKAELEKITEGVKIGLDMGLVVHAGHGLNYRNVQPIARIPGIDELNIGHSIIGRAVFVGLERAVREMLELIRTA; encoded by the coding sequence ATGCCCAGACTTGGAGTTAACGTGGATCACGTCGCCACGTTAAGGGAGGCGAGAAAGATCGAAGAGCCCGACCCGGTCGCCGCTGCCGTCATCGTCGAGCTGGCCGGCGCACACGGGATCGTGTGTCACCTGAGAGAGGATAGAAGACATATCAAGGAGAGGGATCTGTACCTGCTGAGGCAGATAGTCAAGACGAAACTCAACCTGGAGATGGCGGCCAACGATGAGATCATAAAGATCGCCCTCGACGTCAAGCCGGATAAGATCACCCTCGTCCCCGAAAGAAGGGAGGAGCTCACAACCGAAGGCGGGTTGGACGTGGCCGGCAACATGAGGAAACTCCGTAAGGTGGTCAAGAAGTTCAGCGATGCCGGCTTACCTGTCAGCATGTTCATCGAGGCTGACCCGAGACAGATCGAGGCCTCCAAGGAGGTGGGCGCTCAGGAGATAGAGATACATACAGGCAGATACTCGGAGGCGAAAAGCGAGGAGGAGGCGAAGGCCGAGCTGGAGAAAATAACCGAAGGGGTGAAGATCGGACTGGATATGGGCCTCGTCGTTCACGCCGGACACGGGCTTAACTATCGAAACGTCCAGCCGATAGCCCGGATACCCGGGATAGATGAACTGAACATCGGGCATTCCATCATCGGAAGGGCCGTCTTCGTCGGATTGGAGAGGGCGGTCAGGGAGATGCTGGAGCTCATAAGAACGGCATGA